A stretch of the Pantoea nemavictus genome encodes the following:
- a CDS encoding ABC transporter ATP-binding protein yields MAEITLKQIDKRYGNVEVLRDINLTIKDGEFVVLVGPSGCGKSTLLRTIAGLELASGGDIRIGNQLMNDVAPKDRDISMVFQSYALYPHLTVARNMGFSLEIQKRPRAEIEEKVKRAADILSLTHLLDRRPKELSGGQRQRVAMGRAIVRQPQVFLFDEPLSNLDAQLRGQMRVEIKKLHQQMNNTIVYVTHDQVEAMTLADRIVVLNNGVIQQVGTPLELYDTPANKFVASFIGSPSMNFIQGVMTQGGVRIGDSAQLPLNVDWAAQPTGRAVIYGIRPENIAIAAAGTADTLPLEVSLVEPTGLSELIHGSLLGHDIMLFTTQRSGAQAGDILPVTLDADRAMLFDADSQKRL; encoded by the coding sequence ATGGCTGAAATTACGCTCAAACAGATCGACAAGCGCTATGGCAACGTAGAAGTCCTGCGCGATATTAACCTCACCATTAAAGATGGCGAATTCGTGGTGCTGGTTGGCCCCTCCGGCTGCGGGAAATCTACGCTGCTGCGTACCATCGCCGGACTGGAGCTGGCGAGCGGCGGTGATATCCGCATCGGTAATCAGCTGATGAACGATGTGGCACCGAAAGATCGTGATATCTCGATGGTGTTTCAAAGCTACGCGCTCTATCCACACCTGACGGTGGCGCGCAATATGGGCTTCAGCCTGGAGATTCAGAAGCGTCCACGGGCGGAGATTGAAGAAAAAGTGAAGCGCGCGGCGGATATTCTCAGCCTGACGCATCTGCTCGATCGCCGACCGAAAGAGTTATCCGGCGGCCAGCGCCAGCGTGTGGCAATGGGACGCGCCATCGTGCGCCAGCCACAGGTTTTTCTGTTCGATGAGCCGCTGTCGAATCTTGATGCACAGCTGCGTGGGCAAATGCGCGTCGAGATTAAGAAACTGCATCAGCAGATGAACAACACCATTGTCTACGTCACGCACGATCAGGTTGAAGCCATGACGCTGGCTGACCGCATCGTGGTGCTCAACAACGGTGTCATTCAGCAGGTCGGTACGCCGCTGGAGCTGTATGACACGCCGGCGAATAAGTTTGTTGCCAGTTTTATCGGCTCACCGTCCATGAACTTCATCCAGGGCGTGATGACGCAAGGTGGCGTGCGTATCGGCGACAGCGCGCAGCTACCGCTGAATGTTGACTGGGCGGCGCAACCGACCGGACGCGCTGTGATTTACGGTATTCGCCCGGAGAATATCGCTATTGCTGCAGCGGGAACCGCCGATACGCTGCCGCTGGAGGTATCGCTGGTGGAACCGACCGGTTTATCCGAACTGATTCATGGTTCCCTATTGGGGCACGACATCATGCTGTTCACCACCCAGCGCTCCGGCGCACAGGCGGGCGATATCCTGCCGGTGACCCTGGATGCTGACCGCGCGATGTTATTCGATGCCGATTCGCAAAAGCGGCTATGA
- a CDS encoding PLP-dependent transferase codes for MPNDKPLAQQTLLTHDRRHENGAVTTPIYQSSLFTFSDYDSMIARFRGESDQPLYSRVDNPTVKELQEKMAALEGGEACLAFGSGMAAISNAILSVVVPGQKVVCVNHVYPDTYRFLRGFCQRFGIVTEFVDGDDEAAIRAALSDASLLYLESPSSWVMSEQNLHKLAGLAREAGVISIIDNSWASPIFQQPLLCGIDIVVHSASKYISGHSDVVAGVVIASQLLINNITRSISPYLGGKLSAHEASLLMRGLRTLPLRMKQHHQSALTLAQKLAVHPLVTAVCHPGLHPQPWSTLRGYSGLFAFEVAEQVDIPQLCNALELFHMGVSWGGFESLVMPAISVINQANEFNSAVDFGVSPRLIRISVGLEETDDLWADLQQALASANRA; via the coding sequence ATGCCAAACGATAAACCGCTTGCCCAGCAAACGCTGCTTACCCACGATCGGCGCCATGAAAACGGCGCGGTGACCACGCCGATTTACCAATCCTCGCTGTTCACCTTCAGCGATTACGACAGCATGATTGCGCGCTTTCGCGGCGAGAGCGATCAGCCGCTCTATTCGCGCGTCGATAATCCGACGGTAAAGGAGCTGCAGGAGAAAATGGCCGCGCTGGAAGGCGGCGAAGCCTGCCTGGCCTTTGGCAGCGGCATGGCGGCGATCAGCAATGCCATTCTCAGTGTGGTGGTGCCGGGGCAGAAAGTGGTGTGTGTCAATCACGTTTATCCCGATACCTACCGCTTCTTGCGTGGCTTCTGTCAGCGCTTCGGCATTGTTACCGAATTTGTTGATGGCGATGATGAGGCCGCAATCCGCGCCGCGTTGAGCGACGCCAGCCTGCTGTATCTGGAGAGCCCGTCCAGCTGGGTAATGAGCGAACAAAACCTGCATAAGCTCGCCGGGCTGGCGCGTGAAGCGGGCGTAATTAGCATCATTGATAACAGTTGGGCGTCGCCCATTTTCCAGCAGCCGCTGCTGTGCGGTATCGATATCGTGGTGCACTCGGCATCGAAATACATCAGCGGCCACAGTGATGTGGTCGCCGGCGTGGTGATCGCCAGTCAGCTGCTCATCAACAACATTACCCGTTCTATCAGTCCTTACCTTGGCGGCAAGCTGTCGGCACATGAAGCGTCGCTGCTGATGCGCGGCCTGCGCACCTTACCGTTACGTATGAAGCAGCATCATCAGAGTGCGCTCACCCTTGCGCAAAAACTGGCTGTACATCCACTGGTAACGGCGGTGTGCCATCCGGGATTGCACCCGCAGCCGTGGTCCACGCTGCGCGGTTACAGCGGTCTGTTCGCCTTCGAGGTGGCTGAGCAAGTGGATATTCCGCAGCTGTGTAACGCGCTGGAACTGTTCCATATGGGCGTGAGCTGGGGCGGATTTGAAAGCCTGGTGATGCCGGCGATCTCGGTGATCAATCAGGCCAATGAATTTAACTCGGCGGTCGATTTTGGCGTCTCGCCACGGCTGATCCGCATTTCGGTGGGCCTGGAAGAGACCGACGATTTGTGGGCCGATTTGCAGCAAGCCCTTGCCAGCGCTAACCGCGCGTAA
- a CDS encoding carbohydrate ABC transporter permease produces MMLDTSLPNSTARARRLRWTRLAEPWWYLSPGLLLIALFIFVPMAIGISYAFQSINLLNPLETGWVGWDNFSEMFDDRRFFKALGHTLNWTLSSLLLQFLFGLALALLLNREFRMRRWVQALVFLPWAVPAFLSGLTWSWLLNPVVGPLPQWLSDLGVLSEPYNILSDPQLAMWGPVIANVWFGIPFFAITLLAALQSIPKDLYEAASIDGASGWQQFRRVTLPFLAPMIAITVMLRTIWIANFADLIVVMTDGGPAGSTSILSSYIFTTAYRKLDFGYASAMAVFLLLLMTCYALVLLRIRHQLLK; encoded by the coding sequence ATGATGCTTGATACTTCCTTGCCTAACAGCACTGCTCGCGCCCGGCGCCTGCGCTGGACGCGGTTGGCTGAGCCGTGGTGGTACTTGTCGCCGGGCCTACTGCTGATCGCGCTGTTTATCTTTGTGCCGATGGCGATCGGCATCTCGTACGCCTTTCAGAGCATAAATCTGCTCAATCCGCTGGAAACCGGTTGGGTAGGCTGGGACAACTTCAGCGAGATGTTTGATGACCGGCGCTTCTTTAAAGCGCTGGGCCACACGTTGAACTGGACGCTGAGTTCTCTGTTGTTGCAGTTCTTATTCGGTCTGGCGCTGGCGTTGCTGCTCAATCGTGAATTCCGCATGCGTCGCTGGGTGCAGGCGCTGGTGTTTTTGCCGTGGGCGGTGCCGGCGTTTCTCTCCGGGCTGACCTGGTCATGGCTGCTCAATCCGGTCGTGGGGCCGCTGCCGCAGTGGCTGAGTGATTTGGGGGTGCTGAGCGAGCCCTATAATATTCTGTCGGATCCGCAGCTGGCGATGTGGGGACCGGTAATCGCCAACGTCTGGTTTGGCATCCCGTTCTTTGCCATTACGCTGCTGGCGGCGTTGCAATCGATCCCTAAAGATCTCTACGAAGCGGCATCGATTGACGGCGCCAGCGGCTGGCAGCAGTTTCGCCGCGTGACGCTGCCGTTTCTCGCGCCGATGATTGCCATCACCGTGATGTTACGCACCATCTGGATCGCCAACTTCGCCGATCTGATTGTGGTGATGACCGACGGTGGGCCAGCAGGCTCGACCTCGATTCTCTCCAGCTACATCTTCACCACCGCCTATCGCAAGCTCGATTTCGGCTATGCCTCGGCGATGGCGGTGTTTCTGTTACTGCTGATGACCTGTTATGCGCTGGTGTTACTGCGCATACGCCATCAGCTGTTGAAATAA
- a CDS encoding carbohydrate ABC transporter permease, producing MRLLPLIGHRLSIAAYLVFALFPLYWIIKISVTPDKLLFSQGVTLLPSGVTLDHFRKVLTDSDFPTFFSNSLIVSFSTALLTTLIAAAAGYAFSRFQFRGKVLIAGLLLFTQMFPLVMIIAPIYKVMAPLGLTNSLLGLILIYTAFNVPFATFLMQSFFDAIPKDLEESAMLEGCTRFQALYRVLMPLTLPGMAATLGFVFTAAWSELLFSLMLINKNEVMTFPVGLLSFVSKFAVSWGEMMAAVVLALIPACLFFAFIQRYLVQGLTAGAVKG from the coding sequence ATGCGATTGTTACCGCTGATAGGGCATCGTCTGAGCATTGCGGCTTACCTGGTCTTCGCGCTGTTTCCGCTCTACTGGATTATCAAAATCTCCGTTACGCCGGATAAATTGCTGTTCAGTCAAGGCGTCACGCTGCTGCCGAGCGGCGTGACGCTCGATCACTTCCGCAAGGTGTTAACCGACAGCGATTTCCCCACGTTTTTCAGCAACAGCCTGATTGTTTCGTTCAGTACCGCGCTGCTGACCACGCTGATTGCCGCCGCAGCCGGCTACGCGTTTTCCCGCTTTCAGTTTCGCGGCAAAGTGCTCATTGCCGGGCTGCTGCTGTTTACGCAGATGTTCCCGCTGGTGATGATCATTGCCCCGATCTACAAGGTGATGGCGCCGCTGGGCCTGACCAACAGTTTGCTGGGTCTGATTCTGATCTACACCGCGTTCAACGTGCCGTTTGCCACGTTTCTGATGCAGTCCTTCTTCGATGCCATTCCGAAAGATCTGGAAGAGTCGGCGATGCTGGAAGGCTGTACCCGTTTTCAGGCGCTGTATCGCGTACTGATGCCGTTAACGCTGCCGGGCATGGCGGCCACGCTGGGCTTTGTGTTCACCGCCGCGTGGAGTGAGCTGCTGTTCTCGCTGATGCTGATCAATAAAAATGAAGTGATGACTTTCCCGGTCGGGCTGCTGAGTTTCGTGTCGAAGTTCGCCGTTTCGTGGGGCGAAATGATGGCGGCGGTGGTATTAGCGTTGATTCCCGCGTGTCTGTTCTTCGCCTTTATTCAACGTTATCTGGTTCAGGGACTCACCGCCGGTGCGGTTAAGGGGTAA
- a CDS encoding PTS sugar transporter subunit IIB, with protein sequence MRIVLCCAAGMSTSMLVNKMQSAALGRGLKIDIKAVPVAEFERILPDADVVLLGPQVQFEAPRLSAIAAPLGKSVAVIDMMDYGMMRGEQVLDKALALHAS encoded by the coding sequence ATGCGCATCGTACTTTGCTGTGCTGCAGGTATGTCGACCAGCATGCTGGTTAATAAAATGCAGAGCGCCGCGCTAGGACGCGGGCTGAAAATTGATATCAAAGCGGTACCGGTAGCGGAGTTTGAACGTATTCTGCCGGATGCCGACGTAGTTTTGCTGGGCCCGCAGGTCCAGTTTGAAGCGCCCAGACTTAGCGCTATCGCCGCACCGCTGGGCAAATCTGTTGCCGTCATCGACATGATGGATTACGGCATGATGCGTGGTGAGCAGGTGCTCGATAAAGCGCTGGCGTTACACGCCTCCTAA
- the celB gene encoding PTS cellobiose transporter subunit IIC, whose translation MSNHTFIDRYVLPAALKVAGQKHVLSVRDGIILNMPFMLIGSFFLIFAYLPIPAWGHLMADLFGDTWRNKLLYPVRATYDIMALISSFGIAYRLAEKYRTLDPLTSGAMALVAFVMTIPQQTLFAPVEGAPTQLVTGVLPISLIGSQGLFVAIVIALLSTEIYRFVHGRNLVIKMPEGVPPAVAKSFLALVPGFCVLAVVLVIRLVVEASPFGDINNLIATVIGLPMHHVGGTLPGMIFSVLLIGILWTLGLHGDAIVLVFIQPVWLSNMSENLEAFQHNQPIPHIFTQQFYDLWIAPGGTGALLGLVIFMLIRARSRQMKQLGKIAAPAALFNISEPLVFGIPLVMNPYLFLPFILTPVVLVIVSWAAMSSGLVAPPAGIALPFTTPIFVSGYLATGGHISGTVLQVVNLTISLVIYYPFFRVWDRLKFREEKESQQLSETVAGDTVTP comes from the coding sequence ATGTCTAACCATACTTTTATAGACCGTTATGTCTTGCCCGCCGCGCTGAAAGTTGCCGGTCAGAAGCATGTGCTCTCCGTGCGTGACGGCATCATTCTTAATATGCCGTTTATGCTAATTGGCAGTTTCTTCCTGATCTTCGCCTATTTGCCGATTCCGGCATGGGGCCATTTGATGGCGGATCTGTTTGGCGACACGTGGCGCAACAAACTGCTGTATCCGGTGCGCGCCACCTACGACATCATGGCGCTAATCTCCAGCTTCGGTATTGCCTATCGCCTGGCGGAGAAATACCGCACCCTCGATCCGCTGACCAGCGGGGCGATGGCCTTAGTAGCATTTGTGATGACCATTCCGCAGCAAACGCTGTTCGCTCCCGTTGAAGGTGCGCCCACGCAGTTGGTGACGGGCGTGCTGCCAATTTCGTTGATTGGCAGCCAGGGATTGTTTGTGGCAATTGTGATTGCGCTGCTTTCAACCGAAATTTACCGCTTTGTGCATGGCCGTAATCTGGTGATTAAGATGCCAGAAGGCGTGCCGCCCGCGGTAGCGAAATCCTTCCTCGCGCTGGTGCCTGGTTTCTGCGTGCTGGCGGTGGTGCTGGTGATTCGTCTGGTGGTGGAGGCATCGCCGTTTGGCGATATCAACAATCTGATTGCCACCGTCATTGGTTTGCCGATGCATCACGTCGGCGGTACGCTGCCTGGAATGATTTTCTCAGTACTGCTAATTGGTATTCTGTGGACGTTGGGATTGCACGGCGATGCCATTGTGCTGGTGTTTATTCAGCCGGTTTGGTTGTCTAACATGAGTGAAAATCTTGAGGCGTTTCAACACAACCAACCGATCCCACACATCTTCACTCAGCAATTTTATGATTTATGGATTGCACCGGGCGGTACCGGTGCGTTGCTGGGGCTGGTAATTTTTATGCTGATCCGCGCACGCAGTCGTCAGATGAAGCAACTGGGTAAGATTGCCGCACCAGCCGCGTTGTTCAATATTAGCGAACCTCTGGTGTTCGGTATTCCGCTGGTGATGAACCCGTATCTGTTCCTGCCCTTTATTTTGACGCCGGTGGTGTTAGTCATTGTCTCCTGGGCCGCGATGAGCAGCGGTTTAGTTGCGCCTCCCGCCGGTATTGCGCTGCCATTTACCACGCCGATTTTCGTTAGCGGGTATCTGGCAACCGGCGGGCATATTTCCGGCACCGTGCTGCAGGTGGTCAATCTAACGATTTCGCTGGTGATCTACTACCCATTCTTCCGTGTATGGGATCGCCTGAAGTTCCGCGAAGAGAAAGAGAGTCAGCAATTAAGCGAGACGGTCGCGGGAGATACGGTAACACCATAA
- a CDS encoding biofilm development regulator YmgB/AriR family protein produces the protein MQKNNISTDFVSYFNCGSVHLKSEAEILGSVIRTLIADKKSVTNKNIIMHLIAELESSQDRALQECLRSALQIVVGRTPDDAGI, from the coding sequence ATGCAAAAAAATAATATTAGCACCGATTTTGTTAGCTATTTTAACTGTGGTTCAGTGCATTTAAAATCCGAGGCTGAAATTCTCGGCTCGGTTATTCGAACCCTGATTGCGGACAAGAAGAGCGTCACCAATAAGAACATTATTATGCATCTTATTGCTGAACTGGAAAGCTCGCAAGACCGCGCTCTGCAGGAGTGTTTACGCAGTGCGCTGCAGATTGTCGTCGGGCGAACGCCGGACGATGCCGGTATTTAA
- a CDS encoding ABC transporter substrate-binding protein encodes MTTRFALKALVLAVGLSAAMSSLAAKLTVVEVITSPPRTALLQKMLDEYKTQHPGTEIELISLPWGQAFEKLGTMLQSGQVPDVVEMPDTWQGLYASNNMLEDLEPRLKSWDATSQLTDKTLAMARAANGKATMVPYGFYLRALFWNKKLFQQAGLSEPPKTMEEFASDAQRISQLGNGISGYCMRGGVGGTNAWMMFMAAMNGSPEFFDKQGNSTLTQPGAIKGAQLLVDMYQKGGASKDSVNWGFNEIVSGFYSGKCAMLDQDPDALIAIKNSMAADDFAVAPMPVGPSGKAFPTIGYTGWSMFKQGKQKDLAWPLITFLSDKTNNLAWSKFVGTLPIYKGAEQDPFYQTPQFAGWFKELNDPNYVPLTMPTHLKGWGYFNSVIVKESSQETLLGENDTESMVKDWAKYLSKEQQAWLATQ; translated from the coding sequence ATGACAACACGTTTTGCCCTGAAAGCGCTGGTTTTAGCCGTTGGTCTAAGTGCCGCCATGAGCAGCCTCGCCGCCAAACTCACGGTAGTGGAGGTGATCACCAGCCCGCCGCGCACGGCGCTGCTGCAAAAAATGCTTGATGAATATAAGACACAGCATCCAGGTACCGAGATCGAACTGATCTCCCTGCCGTGGGGCCAGGCGTTTGAAAAACTCGGCACCATGTTGCAAAGCGGACAGGTGCCGGATGTGGTGGAGATGCCGGACACCTGGCAAGGCCTGTATGCCAGCAACAATATGCTGGAAGACCTTGAACCACGCCTAAAAAGCTGGGATGCCACGTCGCAGCTGACGGATAAAACCTTGGCCATGGCGCGCGCCGCGAACGGTAAAGCCACCATGGTGCCGTATGGCTTTTATCTGCGTGCGCTGTTTTGGAATAAAAAACTGTTTCAGCAGGCGGGCCTGAGCGAGCCGCCGAAAACCATGGAGGAGTTCGCCAGCGATGCGCAGCGCATCAGTCAGTTAGGCAACGGCATCAGCGGTTATTGCATGCGCGGCGGCGTCGGTGGCACCAACGCCTGGATGATGTTTATGGCGGCGATGAATGGCTCGCCGGAGTTCTTTGATAAACAGGGCAACAGCACGCTGACGCAGCCGGGCGCGATCAAAGGTGCGCAGCTGCTGGTGGATATGTATCAAAAAGGTGGCGCCTCGAAAGACAGCGTCAACTGGGGCTTTAATGAGATCGTCTCGGGCTTCTACTCCGGCAAGTGCGCGATGCTCGATCAGGATCCGGATGCGCTGATCGCCATCAAAAACAGCATGGCGGCTGATGATTTCGCCGTAGCACCGATGCCGGTAGGTCCATCAGGCAAAGCCTTCCCGACGATTGGCTATACCGGCTGGTCGATGTTCAAGCAGGGCAAGCAAAAGGATCTCGCCTGGCCGCTGATAACCTTCCTCAGTGACAAAACCAACAACCTGGCGTGGTCGAAATTTGTTGGCACATTGCCGATCTATAAAGGGGCCGAGCAGGACCCGTTCTATCAGACGCCACAGTTCGCCGGCTGGTTTAAAGAGCTGAACGATCCTAACTATGTGCCGCTCACCATGCCGACCCACCTCAAAGGCTGGGGCTACTTTAACTCGGTGATTGTGAAAGAGAGCAGCCAGGAAACCCTGCTGGGAGAAAACGACACCGAGAGCATGGTGAAAGATTGGGCGAAATATCTCAGCAAAGAACAGCAAGCCTGGCTGGCTACCCAGTAA
- a CDS encoding FadR/GntR family transcriptional regulator: MQIPVELHPISTPRSDTLILDALTRYMAQSGAQPGSRLPPERVLAEKLGVSRNTVREALKRWEALGIILRKKGSGTFLQAEVGINDSFLSLRFKNDSTNMLHALEVRRIIESESCVLAAQRATTEDLHAIEQRLEEMERVHLAIGSAGPEDWAFHASIYRAAGNPLLLQMLNGIYDSFHAFFESPPEQALFSDSFPLHRELFNAIRQRDCAAARAICHQILDITERDMKDVINAKR, encoded by the coding sequence ATGCAGATACCGGTTGAGCTTCATCCTATTTCCACCCCGCGCAGCGACACGCTGATTCTTGATGCGCTCACGCGTTATATGGCGCAGTCCGGTGCACAGCCCGGCAGCCGTTTACCGCCTGAGCGGGTGCTGGCAGAGAAGCTTGGTGTGAGCCGCAATACGGTGCGGGAGGCGCTAAAACGTTGGGAAGCGTTAGGCATTATTCTGCGCAAGAAGGGCAGCGGCACCTTTCTGCAGGCTGAGGTCGGCATTAATGACAGCTTTTTATCGCTGCGCTTTAAAAATGACTCAACCAACATGCTGCACGCGCTGGAAGTGCGCCGCATTATCGAATCTGAATCCTGCGTGCTTGCCGCCCAGCGAGCGACGACAGAAGACCTGCATGCCATTGAGCAGCGCCTGGAGGAGATGGAACGGGTGCATCTGGCGATTGGCTCAGCCGGGCCAGAAGACTGGGCATTTCATGCCAGTATCTATCGCGCGGCGGGTAATCCACTGCTGCTGCAAATGCTCAACGGCATCTATGACTCGTTTCACGCCTTTTTCGAATCCCCACCGGAACAGGCGCTGTTTTCTGACTCTTTCCCACTGCACCGCGAACTCTTTAACGCCATCCGCCAGCGCGATTGCGCGGCGGCACGCGCTATCTGCCATCAAATTCTCGATATCACCGAACGCGACATGAAGGATGTGATTAATGCCAAACGATAA
- a CDS encoding nucleotidyltransferase family protein, which yields MTAATPGILILAAGKGTRYIASGGSGNKLLARLDDQTTTVIETVIAEAKLSGLPVALVTRPEYQAVQQHAAKAGVQLIVCDSRGSGETIAAGVAMTGMWSGWIIALGDMPWITAEHYQQVWRALEQCAPQVRLTHDGKPGHPVGFSHAFADALRQLRGDEGARSLLHPKLLLSLPADARVQRDIDSL from the coding sequence ATGACAGCAGCAACGCCCGGCATTCTGATCCTCGCCGCGGGGAAAGGAACGCGCTATATCGCCAGCGGCGGTAGCGGAAATAAGCTGCTCGCCAGGCTGGACGACCAGACCACTACGGTGATTGAAACGGTCATCGCCGAGGCTAAGCTGAGCGGGCTGCCGGTGGCGCTGGTGACGCGACCGGAATATCAGGCGGTGCAACAGCATGCGGCTAAGGCTGGCGTACAGCTGATTGTTTGTGACAGTCGCGGCAGCGGTGAAACGATTGCCGCTGGGGTAGCGATGACCGGGATGTGGTCGGGTTGGATCATCGCGTTGGGTGATATGCCGTGGATTACTGCAGAACATTACCAGCAGGTATGGCGCGCGCTGGAGCAGTGCGCGCCACAAGTGCGACTGACGCATGATGGTAAACCCGGCCATCCGGTCGGCTTTAGCCACGCATTTGCTGATGCGCTGCGTCAGCTGCGCGGTGATGAAGGTGCGCGATCGCTATTGCACCCTAAACTGCTGCTGAGCTTGCCCGCAGATGCCCGGGTGCAACGGGATATCGATAGCCTGTGA
- a CDS encoding 6-phospho-beta-glucosidase, whose amino-acid sequence MLKMAIIGGGSSYSPELVEGIINRYAQLPVTELALVDVEQGREKVEIIADLTRRMLQQNGLEQVKVSVHFALDEAIRGASFVLTQLRVGQLAARAADERLGLKYGRLGQETTGVGGFAKALRTIPVMLNIARKVEALAPDAFIINFTNPAGIVTEAVSRYSKAKILGLCNVPVNMHHMIADMLDAPWDDVQLRFAGLNHLVWVHQVTCRGEDVTAQVIEQLCDGQSLTMNNIKDMPWSPQFLRALKAIPCPYHRYYWQTPQMLAEEQEKAQNTHEGTRAEQVMKVEAELFALYADPQLAHKPEQLSFRGGAYYSEVAVELISAIHNNSGKNLVVNCRNAGAIHGLPEDAVVEVNCLVDAQGAHPLVFGELPPLLNGLTQQIKSFERLTIEAAVHGDQQQALLALVGNPLVGDVTTAEALLEEVLTLNQPWLPQFATP is encoded by the coding sequence ATGCTTAAGATGGCAATTATTGGTGGTGGCAGCAGCTATTCACCGGAGCTGGTAGAAGGGATTATCAATCGTTATGCGCAATTGCCGGTCACCGAACTGGCGCTGGTGGATGTGGAGCAGGGGCGTGAAAAGGTTGAGATTATTGCCGATCTCACGCGCCGCATGCTGCAGCAAAACGGACTGGAACAGGTAAAAGTCAGCGTGCATTTTGCACTGGATGAGGCGATACGTGGCGCCAGTTTTGTCCTGACGCAGCTGCGCGTTGGCCAGTTAGCCGCGCGCGCTGCGGATGAGCGGCTGGGACTAAAATATGGTCGCCTCGGGCAGGAAACCACCGGCGTTGGGGGTTTTGCGAAAGCGCTGCGCACCATTCCGGTGATGCTCAACATTGCGCGCAAAGTCGAAGCGCTGGCGCCTGACGCTTTTATTATCAACTTCACCAATCCGGCAGGCATCGTTACCGAAGCGGTATCGCGCTATAGCAAGGCGAAGATCCTTGGCCTGTGTAACGTGCCGGTCAACATGCATCACATGATTGCCGACATGCTCGACGCGCCTTGGGATGATGTGCAGCTGCGCTTTGCTGGGCTGAATCATCTGGTGTGGGTACATCAGGTGACGTGTCGCGGTGAGGATGTTACCGCCCAGGTGATTGAGCAGCTGTGCGACGGCCAATCGCTAACCATGAATAACATCAAAGATATGCCGTGGTCACCGCAGTTCCTGCGAGCCCTCAAGGCCATTCCGTGCCCGTATCATCGTTACTACTGGCAAACACCGCAGATGCTGGCGGAGGAGCAGGAGAAAGCGCAAAACACGCATGAAGGCACGCGCGCTGAGCAGGTGATGAAAGTGGAAGCCGAGCTGTTTGCCCTGTATGCCGACCCGCAGCTGGCGCATAAACCGGAGCAACTCAGTTTCCGTGGCGGTGCATATTACTCGGAAGTGGCGGTCGAACTGATCAGCGCCATTCACAACAACAGCGGCAAAAATTTGGTAGTGAACTGCCGTAATGCGGGCGCGATTCATGGTTTGCCAGAGGATGCGGTGGTGGAAGTCAATTGCCTGGTGGATGCTCAGGGCGCTCATCCGCTGGTATTTGGTGAACTGCCACCGCTGTTGAATGGCCTGACGCAACAAATCAAATCCTTTGAGCGCTTAACCATTGAAGCGGCGGTGCATGGCGATCAACAGCAGGCGCTGCTGGCGCTGGTTGGCAACCCGTTGGTCGGTGATGTCACCACGGCCGAGGCGTTGCTGGAAGAAGTGCTCACCCTGAATCAGCCGTGGCTCCCGCAGTTCGCCACGCCATAG
- a CDS encoding PTS lactose/cellobiose transporter subunit IIA — protein sequence MSETVAIEFEEEIMLLLVHAGAARSAAISALRLAREGLFSEAQQQLAAANASISAAHQQQTALISLDEGSGKLPVTLILVHAQDHLMNAMLIQDLAGEIIELYRRTAAGGIDA from the coding sequence ATGTCTGAAACCGTGGCAATCGAGTTTGAAGAAGAAATTATGCTGCTGTTGGTGCATGCCGGTGCGGCGCGCAGCGCAGCAATCAGCGCGCTGCGTCTGGCGCGGGAAGGGTTGTTCAGCGAAGCACAGCAGCAGCTGGCGGCAGCGAACGCGAGCATCAGCGCTGCGCATCAGCAGCAAACCGCGTTGATAAGTCTGGATGAAGGCAGCGGCAAACTGCCGGTAACCCTGATCCTGGTGCATGCCCAGGATCATCTGATGAACGCCATGTTGATACAGGATCTGGCGGGCGAAATCATTGAACTCTACCGCCGCACTGCGGCAGGAGGAATAGATGCTTAA